ACGTTACAGGGGATAGAGACGCTGCCACTGCGGATGGAGCGCCACAGCGAGAACGCACTGGCTGTCGCGGAATGGCTACAGGATCACGACGACGTCTCGTGGGTCAACTACCCGGGACTTGCCGACCATCCGACACACCAAACGGCGAGCGAGTATCTGGACGGTGGCTATGGTGGCATGATCACCTTCGGCGTCGCGGGTGGATACGAGGCTGCGCGAACGACCGTCGAATCGACGGAGC
This genomic stretch from Halococcus salifodinae DSM 8989 harbors:
- a CDS encoding PLP-dependent transferase, whose protein sequence is TLQGIETLPLRMERHSENALAVAEWLQDHDDVSWVNYPGLADHPTHQTASEYLDGGYGGMITFGVAGGYEAARTTVESTELASLLANVGDAKTLILHPASTTHQQLTDTERDASGVTDDLVRLSVGIEDPARIIADLEMAIETASTAN